The following is a genomic window from Nocardioides thalensis.
TCGGGATGCAGGGCCGGCGACTCGCTCGCGTAGGCGTCGGCGACGGTCTCGTCATTGGTCAGGAGTACGGCGTGCCCGCCGGCCAGCGCGGCGAGGTAGTCGACGACGAACCCGACCGACGGCTGCGGGCGCAGGGTGACCAGTCGCTGCTCGGTGCCGAGCGCGACCCGGTGCGCCGCGACCCGGTCGGCGAGGTCGGCGTACGACAGGACGCCGCCGGCGGTGACGAGCGCAGGGCTGTCTCCGTGGCGGTCCAGATCGGCGGCGAACCCGAGTGCCGTGCGCTGGGTCGGCGGCGGCGCCGACTCCCCGGGCTGGGCGGTCACAGGGGAACGGTAAGGCCAGCCTGACCTCAGTGGAAATCGTTCCCGACCAGCGGAAACGTCAGATCTTCGAGAGCTGGAAGACCGGGATCACCCGATCGGTGGTGTCCTGGTAGCGCTGGTAGTTGGGCCAGATGACGTTCATCGCCGACCACGCCCTGTCCCGCTCGTCGCCCTCCAGCTCCCGCCAGGTCACCGTCAGGTCGCGGCCGCCGTAGCGGATCTGCGCCGTCTCGGAGGCCCGCAGGTTGGCCGCCCACACCGGCGGCTTCGGCGCGCCGAAGGACGACCCCGCGATCAGCCAGTCGGCGCCGTACGGCACGCAGAGCAAGGGAGTGGACCGCGCGATGCCGGACTTCCGGCCCTTCACCGTGAGCATCAGGCTCGGCAGCCCGGCGAGCCCGACCAGCGCGACCCGGCCGCGGGTCAGCCGCTGCAGCTGCTTGTCGATCCAGGTGATCTGCGGCAGCAGCCGCGGCATCCAGGAGAACGACCCGAGCTTGACGGCGATCGGCGTGAGCAGCCCCATGGCCCGCGAGGCTAACGGTCCCCGACGACGAGCGGGGCGCCAACCGGTGATCCGGATGGCGCCCCGTCGTGGTGTTGCGAGCTGCTCGGTCAGGCGGCGACGGCCTGGCCGGTGAGGCTCTTGTACATGTAGGCGGTGCCGAGGAGGACCACCGGGATGGCGGCCAGCAGGCCGACCAGGCAGACGAGCTCGCCGACCAGGATGATCAGCAGGCTGACCAGGTACCAGATGATCGTCGGGCCCAGGTTGTCCTTGACCAGGTTGAAGCTGGCCTTGATCGAGTCGACCGGCGAAAGGTTCTTGTCGATCAGGAAGTACAGCGCGTACTGGCTGGCGAACCCGAAGATCAGGCCGGGGACGTAGCAGAGGATCGAGCCGATCGCGACACCCGCGCCGATCAGGAGGCTGAGCACGATGACCGGGCCGAGGTTCTGGAACTTGAAGACGTCGCCGGCCTTGAACGGCAGCCCGTTGGTGACCCCGAGCATCCCGCGGATCATCCCGGACCCGACGACCTGGGCGTAGACGAAGAACAGCCCGAAGGTCAGGGCCATGACGAGCATCGTCACGAAGAACCCGGCGCCGCCGGTGTCGTACTCGGTGCAGTAGCCGAACGAGTCGCGGTCGACGCACTCCAGCCCGTCGCCGGCGAGCACGGCGAACACGAGGAAGAACCCGACCCCGAGGATGACCAGCGCGCCGATGAAGATCGCCAGCGCGGCGATGATCATCTGGCTCATGTTGGCCTGGAACTTGGCCCACGACCAGCTGACCACGGTGCCCACGTCGGGAGCGCTGCCCCCGACCGGTGCGCCGCCGTAGCCACCACCGGGAGGCTGGGGAGGACCGCCGTACCCACCGCCACCGGGAGGCTGCGGAGGACCGCCGTACCCACCGCCACCCGGCGGCTGCGGCGGTACGCCGCCGCCCGGAGGCTGCGGCGGGGGCGGGCCGCCGAAGTTCGGCGGGGGAGGCGGCTGGTTGCCCGACATAGGGGACTCCTTCATGAAAACGGGGCGGGCGGACCCGCCCGGGTGCCGCTCAATCTAGACCTTCCCGACCCTCGTGGAAGGCAGAAAACGGCTCCGTTCACAGCAGGTTCGTCCTTCGGGAGGATGTCGCGACGGGTTGCCGTGCCGTTCAACTCCGCGTCGTGCTCCCGCCCTACCGTCCGCACGTGATCCTCGTCCGTGGCCTCGTCGGCAGCGTGCTGGTGCTGCTCGGTGGTCTCGTCGTCTCCGTGCTCCCCCCGTCGGCGCCGGTGCTGCGCTCGGGGCTGCTCGAAGCGCTGCGTGGCGCGGAGGCAGGCCGGATGTCCGCACTCACGGTGGTGCTGATCGGGCTCGGCCTGCTGGCGAGCGCCTGGCTCGCACTGTGCCGCCACGTGGCGCTCGCCGAGGGCGAGGACCGCGTGGACGCGCTCGACCTGGTGCGCTTCGCCACGATGCTCTGGTCGGCGCCGCTCGTGCTGGCGCCGCCGCTGTTCTCCCGCGACGGCTGGTCGTACGCCGCGCAGGGGATGCTCGCGCAGGTCGGCCTGTCGCCGTACGAGCACGGCCCGGAGGTGCTCAAGCCGCAGGGCGACTGGGCGCCCTTCCACTGGGAGCCCGACCCGATCGTGCAGGCGGTCGACCCGATGTGGCTCGACACCGCTACGCCGTACGGCCCGCTCCCGCTGGTCTTCGGCGAGCTGTTCGCCGGCGCGACGGGCAACCCGTGGATGCTCGCGATCGCCCACCGCGGGCTGGCGCTCGCCGGCCTGCTGATGCTCGCGTGGGCGGTGCCGCGGATGGCGGCGTGGACGGGCGTCAACCCGGCTCTCGCGTCGGCGATCGTGCTGGTCTCACCGCTGATGATCGCCAATGGTGTGGGCGGACTCCACAACGACCTGCTGATGGTGGGACTGATGGCCGTCGCGCTCGTGGTGGCGGTCGAGCGCGGCTGGGTCTGGGGCGCCGCCCTCGGCGGCCTCGCCGCCGCGGTCAAGGTGCCCGGTGGGTTGGTCTGCATCGCCGTCGCCCTGGTGACGCTGCCGGTCGCGGCGACCCTGCTCGACCGGATCAAGCGGCTCGCGCTCGTCGGCCTGGTGTCGCTCGCGGTGCTCTTCGGCCTGGGAGCCGCCACCGGGCTGGGCAGCGGCTGGATCGAGGCGCTCACCGTCCCCGGCACGATCAACACCCCGCTGTCGATCACGACGCTGACCGGCGGGATCCTCGACTGGCTGGCCGGCCTGCTCGGCCTCGGGCTGGAGCCGGCCGTGTTCCGCGACTTCATCCGCGGGCTCGGGATGCTCGGGATCCTCGGCGTCCTCGGATGGGTCGCACTCCGGTGGCGCACCGGCGACCGTGCCGCCGGCGTGGGCGCCGCGGCGGTGACCGCCGGCGCGTTCGTGGTGCTCTGCCCGGTGGTGCACCTCTGGTACTTCCTGGTGCTCCCACCGTTCCTCGCGGCGATGAAGCTGGGCCGGATCGCGATGCTGTCGCTGCTGTCCCTGTCGGTGATCTTCGGGCTGGTCGCGCCGCTCGACTCCTCGCTGCACGGCGCCTACCTGGCGATCGTCCTCGGCTGCATGACGCTCGCGGTGCTGGTGCCGGTGCTGCTGCTGACCCGCCGGGCGCGGGAGCGGATGGAGCGGATCGCGGCGTCGCGTTGGCTCGTGTCGTCGTGACTCGGTGGTGGCCGTTCGGGCTGGCGCTCGCGGCTGCCGGGGTCGCGGGGGTCGTGCTCGACCAGACGCGAGGGTTGCTCGATCTCGAGGTGTACCGGTACGGCGGGCGGGCGGCGCTCGACGGACTCCCGCTGTACGGCGGGCGGGACCCGGTCACTGATCTGCCGTTCACCTATCCGCCGGTGGCGGCCCTGCTCATGGCGCCGCTGGCCGTGTTGCCGGGTGTGGTCGCTTCCTCTCTCTGGACCGTGCTGTCCGTGGGGGCGCTGGTCGCTGTCGTCGGGATTGCGGTGGGTGAGGTGGGCCGGCGCGTGCGAGGCCCGGGGCCCCGCGACCCGGCGTCCTCCGGGCTTGGTCGCTCCGCCGCGCGGCGGCGCTCGGTGGTTGCGCGCTTCTTCGGTCGGGGCGCCGGCGCGTCGTCGCGAAATCGCCCGGAGGGCGCCGGGTCGCGGGACCCCGGGTGGGCGTGCCGGCCCAGCTCAGCGGCCGCGGTGGTCGGGGTTGCTGCTGCTTGTGTGGTGCTGGAGCCTGTGTGGCTCACGCTGGCGTTCGGTCAGGTCAACCTGCTGCTGATGCTGCTGGTCGTGGTGGACCTGCTGGTGCCGGACCGGCGGTGGGCGGGGGTGTTGGTCGGGCTCGCTGCCGGGATCAAGCTGACTCCGCTGGTGTTCGTGGTGATGCTCGTGCTCGTCGGGCGACGGACGGCTGCGGGGCGGGCCGTCGGGGCGTTCCTGGTCACCGTGGCGGTGGGGTTCGTCGTGCTGCCGGGGACGGCGTGGGTGTTCTGGAGCGAGGCGATCAGCGACCCGGGGCGGGTCGGGGGGCCGGCGTACGCGGGGAACCAGTCGGTCTACGGGGCGCTGGCGCGGCTACTGGACGGCGAGCCGCCGCGGGTGCTGTGGGTGGCGGTCGCCGGGGTGCTCGCGGTGGGAGTGCTGGTGGTGGCGGCGCGGGTGTGGCGCTCGGGGGACCGGGTGCTCGGGACCGGGCTGGCGGGGCTGTCGATGCTGGTGGCGTCGCCGATCTCGTGGACGCACCACTGGGTGTGGGCGCTGCTCGTGGGGGTGGCCCTGGTCGCGCGGTCGTGGCGGTGGGGGCTGGCGTGGGCGGCGGTGTTCGTCGCGGCGCCGGGGTGGTGGTTCCCGCACGGGGCCGAGCGTGAGCACGACTGGGGCCTGGCCGCGCACGTGGTGGGCAACGCCTACCTGCTGGCAGCGCTGGTGGTCGCGGCGTGGGCCGCGTGGTGGGTGCGGCCGGGGTCAGGCGGTCGCGGCCGCGACGCCGTCACCGGCGTGGATCGCGAGCATGCTCTCGACGGTGCGTGACCACGGGAATTGCTCGGCCCGCAGGCGCGCCGCCGTACGGCGCTCCGCGGCCGGCCGGGCCGCGAGCTCGAGGACGGCGTCGGCCAACGAGACCGGGTCGGGCTGACCCCACGCTCCGCAGCGGCCGTCGACCAGCTCGCGGGCGCCGCCGCGGGACGCGGTGACGACCGGGGTGCCGCTGGCGAGCGACTCGAGGACGGCCAGGCCGAACGTCTCGCCGGGGCACACCGAGAGCGCGATGTCGGCGGCGGCGATCCGGCGGCTGAGCTCCTCGCGACCGTCGACGAAGCCGTGGAACGTCACCGGTGCGCCGCGGGCGATGTCCTCGAGCTCGTCGAGGTGCGGTCCCTCGCCGTACACGTCCATCTGCACGGGCACACCCCGGCGGTGGAGCTCGACGGCGGTGGCGACCGCGAGGTGCGGCGACTTCTCCCGGGACAGCCGTCCGACGTGGGTGAGCCGCAGCGTTCCGTCGGACACCGCCTCGCCGGCGTGCGGCCGGAAGGC
Proteins encoded in this region:
- a CDS encoding glycosyltransferase 87 family protein, which produces MTRWWPFGLALAAAGVAGVVLDQTRGLLDLEVYRYGGRAALDGLPLYGGRDPVTDLPFTYPPVAALLMAPLAVLPGVVASSLWTVLSVGALVAVVGIAVGEVGRRVRGPGPRDPASSGLGRSAARRRSVVARFFGRGAGASSRNRPEGAGSRDPGWACRPSSAAAVVGVAAACVVLEPVWLTLAFGQVNLLLMLLVVVDLLVPDRRWAGVLVGLAAGIKLTPLVFVVMLVLVGRRTAAGRAVGAFLVTVAVGFVVLPGTAWVFWSEAISDPGRVGGPAYAGNQSVYGALARLLDGEPPRVLWVAVAGVLAVGVLVVAARVWRSGDRVLGTGLAGLSMLVASPISWTHHWVWALLVGVALVARSWRWGLAWAAVFVAAPGWWFPHGAEREHDWGLAAHVVGNAYLLAALVVAAWAAWWVRPGSGGRGRDAVTGVDREHALDGA
- a CDS encoding nitroreductase family deazaflavin-dependent oxidoreductase encodes the protein MGLLTPIAVKLGSFSWMPRLLPQITWIDKQLQRLTRGRVALVGLAGLPSLMLTVKGRKSGIARSTPLLCVPYGADWLIAGSSFGAPKPPVWAANLRASETAQIRYGGRDLTVTWRELEGDERDRAWSAMNVIWPNYQRYQDTTDRVIPVFQLSKI
- a CDS encoding glycosyltransferase, giving the protein MRIAQLANFVGAASGGMKTALAELGRGYVDAGVDRMLVIPGPVDSAETTDHGEVVQIRAPRVGGGYRLIVEPWRIVDTLERFAPTSIEWNDKLTLLPVAWWARRAGVRSICLSHERLTDMFAMRSGKPTTSKVSIGVVNRLVVRSFDTLVVTSRYAQREFQHLADAAGCPVERVPLGVDLDAFRPHAGEAVSDGTLRLTHVGRLSREKSPHLAVATAVELHRRGVPVQMDVYGEGPHLDELEDIARGAPVTFHGFVDGREELSRRIAAADIALSVCPGETFGLAVLESLASGTPVVTASRGGARELVDGRCGAWGQPDPVSLADAVLELAARPAAERRTAARLRAEQFPWSRTVESMLAIHAGDGVAAATA
- the mptB gene encoding polyprenol phosphomannose-dependent alpha 1,6 mannosyltransferase MptB gives rise to the protein MILVRGLVGSVLVLLGGLVVSVLPPSAPVLRSGLLEALRGAEAGRMSALTVVLIGLGLLASAWLALCRHVALAEGEDRVDALDLVRFATMLWSAPLVLAPPLFSRDGWSYAAQGMLAQVGLSPYEHGPEVLKPQGDWAPFHWEPDPIVQAVDPMWLDTATPYGPLPLVFGELFAGATGNPWMLAIAHRGLALAGLLMLAWAVPRMAAWTGVNPALASAIVLVSPLMIANGVGGLHNDLLMVGLMAVALVVAVERGWVWGAALGGLAAAVKVPGGLVCIAVALVTLPVAATLLDRIKRLALVGLVSLAVLFGLGAATGLGSGWIEALTVPGTINTPLSITTLTGGILDWLAGLLGLGLEPAVFRDFIRGLGMLGILGVLGWVALRWRTGDRAAGVGAAAVTAGAFVVLCPVVHLWYFLVLPPFLAAMKLGRIAMLSLLSLSVIFGLVAPLDSSLHGAYLAIVLGCMTLAVLVPVLLLTRRARERMERIAASRWLVSS